From the Desulfovibrio sp. JY genome, one window contains:
- a CDS encoding Mut7-C ubiquitin/RNAse domain-containing protein, translated as MDKAATLLFAGALRELLRKPAAHGEVLYPVTRQTSIKDVIEALGPPHTEIHGITADGLPVGFEHRLAQGERIEIRPAELPIDVFRPTLLRPTPLPPGPKRFVADANVGRLATLLRLLGYDVAYDRDMEDRELARIASEEGRIALSRDVSCLKRSRIVHGRLIRANDPQQQLRDILRAYGLTPPYAAFSRCLRCNRVLNPVEKKDVLDRLLPKTKRYYETFSTCPQCGRIYWAGSHYEHMQGFLREILEGEGTLSR; from the coding sequence ATGGACAAGGCGGCCACATTACTCTTTGCGGGCGCATTGCGGGAGCTCTTGCGAAAACCCGCCGCACACGGCGAAGTCCTCTATCCCGTGACGCGGCAAACCTCGATAAAGGACGTTATCGAGGCCCTGGGGCCGCCCCATACCGAAATCCACGGCATCACCGCCGACGGCCTGCCGGTCGGGTTCGAACACAGGCTTGCCCAGGGCGAGCGCATCGAAATACGCCCGGCCGAACTTCCCATCGACGTCTTCAGGCCGACCCTGCTGCGGCCAACGCCGCTTCCCCCCGGCCCAAAGCGCTTCGTGGCGGACGCCAACGTCGGCCGGCTGGCCACGCTCCTGCGGCTGCTCGGATACGACGTGGCCTACGATAGGGACATGGAAGACAGGGAGCTGGCCCGCATCGCCTCGGAAGAAGGGCGCATCGCCCTGTCCCGGGACGTCAGCTGCCTGAAGCGGTCCAGGATCGTCCACGGCCGGCTGATCCGGGCCAACGATCCCCAACAACAACTGCGCGATATCCTGCGTGCCTATGGCCTGACGCCGCCCTATGCGGCGTTTTCGCGCTGCCTGCGCTGCAACCGGGTGCTAAATCCGGTGGAGAAAAAGGACGTCCTGGACCGGCTGTTGCCGAAGACGAAGCGGTATTACGAAACGTTCTCGACGTGCCCGCAGTGCGGGCGCATCTATTGGGCGGGCTCGCATTACGAGCACATGCAGGGCTTTCTCCGGGAGATTCTCGAAGGGGAGGGGACGCTCAGCCGTTAA
- a CDS encoding pilus assembly protein PilZ — MVLDMLRKKKPSREEEQEHRRNAGILDEAMAQRSKVHVKFDSQTTTITGVTANIMALNDVGLVLELSGLATVKERFIGQTITCFFKIVEREHRHREIFYSFDTTILRIRNQQQRLPQIAISFPGSLQGAQRRKSLRMKPDLEQFSHIALWRYDAKGGFDLAKPTVSHSHFKASLAQLENISAGGLRLLLRRDLLKEKNLAPNKGDRFILFFTFVENAPKLRGEYWLVGKINNVQPDPLSHDMTLGLEFVANGVRLEETGKVEWKKITDNVIDDMAQRIYEWHLALYRDKGLNG; from the coding sequence ATGGTGCTGGACATGCTTCGCAAGAAAAAGCCCTCCCGTGAGGAGGAACAGGAACATCGGCGCAATGCCGGCATCCTGGACGAGGCCATGGCCCAGCGCTCGAAGGTCCACGTCAAATTCGATTCCCAGACCACCACTATCACAGGCGTCACGGCCAACATCATGGCCTTAAACGATGTCGGACTTGTTCTGGAACTCAGCGGCCTGGCCACGGTCAAGGAACGATTCATCGGCCAGACGATCACCTGTTTTTTTAAGATTGTTGAACGCGAGCACCGCCACCGGGAAATTTTTTATAGCTTCGATACGACCATCCTGCGTATCCGCAACCAACAACAACGGCTTCCCCAGATCGCCATCTCCTTTCCCGGTTCTCTGCAAGGGGCCCAGCGCCGCAAAAGCCTGCGGATGAAGCCCGACCTGGAGCAATTCAGCCATATCGCCCTTTGGCGCTACGATGCCAAAGGCGGTTTCGATCTGGCCAAGCCCACCGTCTCCCACAGCCATTTCAAGGCGTCCCTGGCGCAGTTGGAAAACATCTCGGCCGGCGGCCTGCGCCTGCTGTTGCGACGGGATCTGCTCAAGGAAAAGAATCTCGCCCCCAACAAGGGGGATCGCTTCATCCTGTTTTTTACCTTTGTGGAGAACGCACCCAAGCTGCGCGGCGAGTATTGGCTGGTCGGCAAGATCAACAATGTGCAGCCCGATCCCCTGTCCCACGACATGACCCTGGGCCTGGAATTCGTGGCCAACGGCGTGCGGCTGGAGGAAACCGGCAAGGTCGAGTGGAAAAAGATCACGGACAACGTCATCGACGACATGGCCCAGCGCATTTACGAGTGGCATCTGGCCCTGTACCGCGACAAGGGGCTTAACGGCTGA
- the gyrA gene encoding DNA gyrase subunit A: protein MSNVINIEEELKKSYLEYSLSVIIGRAIPDVRDGLKPVHRRILYAMHELSNTFNRPYKKSARVVGDVIGKYHPHGDQSVYDALVRMAQNFSMRDPIVDGQGNFGSIDGDAAAAMRYTEVRMSRLAGEFLADIEKETVGFRPNYDNSLNEPEVLPTKVPNLLLNGSSGIAVGMATNIPPHNLGELCDGLLHQLDNPSCPISELLGLIKGPDFPTGASIYGGKGLFDAYTTGRGTIKIRGKAEIEERKKDHQAVVIREIPYALNKSSLVEKIAALINDGRIEGVSDLRDESDRKGIRIVLDLKKGVIPDIVINALYKYTPLETSFGINMMVVADNRPATLNIQQMLEHFLAHRREVVLRRTAFDLRKSEERAHILEGLRIALDNIDEVVSIIRASKNAIEARERLMERFGLSERQAQAILDMRLQRLTNLERQKLIDEYNELIKLIEYLRSILENEEVLRGVIRDEITEIKDKYATPRKTEILEDLEGINILDLIPDEDVVITLSRRGYIKRTKVDSYQQQKRGGKGVAGVSTSGDDFVQSFCATTNHQQLLLFTNLGRMFMLPVHQIPEGQRTAKGAHIANLLPMDKEEFVATALAIREFSFERYFLFVTRKGMVKRSCTDLYKNCRSTGIIAVTLKDGDELLTVKEIDDNAEVLLATNQGLSNRFRISGIRATGRAAAGVKGIALKGQDRVAAGVIMTGNARSEVLTISAHGYGKRTSIEHYPLRNRGGSGVINMRVTPKTGQVIGAVMVSAEDELLLLTSANKIIRLSVSDISTVGRATQGVMLVRMEGDVAVTGFDLVDPSDPTQCQTTELS from the coding sequence GTGAGTAATGTGATCAACATCGAGGAAGAGCTCAAGAAGTCCTATTTGGAGTACTCCTTGAGCGTCATCATCGGCCGGGCCATTCCGGACGTACGCGACGGGCTCAAACCCGTGCACCGGCGCATTTTGTACGCCATGCACGAGTTGTCCAACACGTTCAACCGGCCGTACAAGAAGTCCGCGCGCGTCGTCGGTGACGTCATCGGTAAATACCATCCGCACGGCGACCAGTCGGTCTACGACGCCTTGGTGCGCATGGCCCAGAATTTTTCCATGCGCGATCCCATCGTGGACGGCCAGGGCAACTTCGGCTCCATCGACGGCGACGCCGCGGCGGCCATGCGATACACCGAAGTGCGCATGTCGCGTCTGGCCGGCGAATTTCTGGCCGACATCGAAAAGGAGACGGTCGGGTTTCGTCCAAACTACGACAACTCCCTAAACGAACCCGAGGTGTTGCCCACCAAGGTGCCGAACCTGCTTTTAAACGGCTCCTCGGGCATCGCCGTGGGCATGGCCACCAACATCCCGCCCCATAACCTGGGCGAGTTGTGCGACGGCCTGCTCCATCAGCTCGACAACCCCTCCTGCCCCATCTCGGAGCTCCTCGGGCTGATCAAGGGGCCGGATTTTCCCACCGGCGCGTCCATCTACGGCGGCAAGGGCCTTTTCGACGCCTACACCACCGGGCGCGGGACCATCAAAATCCGCGGCAAGGCCGAGATCGAGGAGCGCAAGAAGGACCACCAGGCCGTGGTCATTCGCGAGATTCCCTACGCGCTCAACAAATCGTCGCTGGTGGAAAAGATCGCGGCGCTCATTAACGACGGCCGCATCGAAGGCGTGTCCGACCTGCGCGACGAGTCCGACCGCAAGGGCATCCGCATCGTCCTTGACCTCAAAAAGGGCGTCATTCCGGACATCGTCATAAACGCCCTGTACAAGTATACGCCCCTTGAGACCTCGTTCGGCATCAACATGATGGTGGTGGCCGACAACCGGCCGGCCACGCTTAACATCCAGCAGATGCTCGAACACTTTCTGGCCCATCGCCGGGAAGTGGTGCTGCGGCGAACGGCCTTCGACCTGCGCAAATCCGAGGAACGCGCCCACATCCTCGAAGGCCTGCGCATAGCGCTCGACAACATCGACGAGGTCGTTTCCATCATCCGGGCTTCGAAAAACGCCATCGAGGCCCGCGAGCGCCTGATGGAGCGTTTCGGACTGTCCGAGCGGCAGGCCCAGGCCATCCTGGACATGCGTTTGCAGCGCCTGACCAACCTCGAGCGCCAAAAGCTCATCGACGAGTACAACGAGCTGATTAAGCTCATCGAGTACCTGCGCAGCATCCTGGAAAACGAGGAAGTCCTGCGCGGCGTCATCCGCGACGAGATCACGGAGATCAAGGACAAGTACGCCACGCCGCGCAAGACCGAGATTCTCGAGGACCTGGAAGGCATCAACATCCTCGACCTCATTCCGGACGAGGACGTGGTCATCACCCTGTCCCGGCGCGGCTACATCAAGCGCACCAAGGTCGACAGCTACCAGCAGCAAAAGCGCGGCGGCAAGGGCGTGGCCGGGGTGTCCACCTCGGGCGACGATTTCGTCCAGTCCTTCTGCGCCACCACCAACCACCAGCAACTGCTTTTATTCACCAACCTTGGCCGCATGTTCATGCTGCCCGTGCACCAGATTCCCGAAGGACAGCGCACGGCCAAGGGGGCGCATATCGCCAACCTGCTCCCCATGGACAAGGAGGAGTTCGTGGCCACGGCGCTGGCCATCCGCGAGTTCTCCTTCGAGCGCTATTTCCTCTTTGTGACCCGCAAGGGCATGGTCAAGCGCTCCTGCACCGACCTGTACAAGAATTGCCGCAGTACGGGCATTATCGCCGTCACCCTCAAGGATGGCGACGAACTGCTCACCGTAAAAGAGATCGACGACAACGCCGAAGTGTTGCTGGCCACCAACCAGGGCCTGTCCAACCGTTTTCGTATCTCCGGCATCCGCGCCACGGGCCGGGCGGCGGCAGGCGTCAAGGGCATTGCCTTAAAGGGCCAGGACCGGGTGGCGGCCGGGGTCATCATGACCGGCAACGCCAGAAGCGAGGTCCTGACCATCTCGGCCCACGGCTACGGCAAGCGCACCTCCATCGAGCATTATCCCCTGCGCAACCGGGGCGGCTCGGGCGTCATCAACATGCGCGTGACGCCGAAAACCGGCCAGGTCATCGGCGCGGTCATGGTGAGCGCCGAGGACGAGCTGCTGCTTCTCACCTCGGCCAACAAGATCATCCGGCTGTCCGTGTCCGACATCAGCACCGTCGGTCGCGCCACCCAGGGCGTGATGCTCGTGCGCATGGAGGGCGACGTGGCGGTCACGGGATTCGATCTGGTCGATCCGAGCGATCCCACGCAGTGTCAAACCACCGAGCTTTCCTAA
- the gyrB gene encoding DNA topoisomerase (ATP-hydrolyzing) subunit B has product MSQDNTPQAAHGPQAYDASSITVLEGLSAVRKRPAMYIGSTDGRGLHHLVWEVVDNSIDESMAGFCDRIVVTIHLDNSVTVSDNGRGIPVDMHPKEKRPAVEVVMTVLHAGGKFDNETYKVSGGLHGVGVSVVNALSEYLEVTVRRDGKRYQQRYERGIPVTSLTVIGEADSTGTTIRFKPDDEIFETNQFSHETLVKRFEELAYLNRGLEIDFRDERSNERVTYRFDGGLRRFVADLNAGEQTIHDIIDGTGEIDGIVTDFALQYNANYKEEVLTFANNIRTREGGTHLAGFKTALTRAINTYIEKSDLPKKFKQKLTGDDVREGLTAVISVKLPGPQFEGQTKTKLGNSEVVGIVSKVVFESMNVHFEENPKDAKAIVEKAVDAARAREAARKAKELVRRKGALSDHSLPGKLADCQSKNPEESELFIVEGDSAGGSAKQGRDPRFQAILPLRGKILNVERTRTDKMLGNKEIRNLITAMGPTPTMGEEDEEKETENYARLRYHKIVIMTDADVDGAHIRTLLLTFFFRRYERLIDNGYIYIAQPPLYRVFKGDFEKFIKDDEELSTFLMGRIGQDVSVASGEKVFVGEALSPLLESIRSLEARIHEAATYGLPEDILTILLGYDRLTPSDFAAMETLPSGFMPYLAEKGFEFEIETEEIDDEKRLYAVFIAANQARHRIAVEFFSSKIYRYAHQTYGELLAECPEMPLTITRKEESRQVAGFFELYKTLMDDALKGINIQRYKGLGEMNPEQLWETTMNPEKRSFLQVSIQDAGDANDIFDQLMGEKVEGRRTFIERNALTVRELDI; this is encoded by the coding sequence ATGAGTCAGGACAACACGCCCCAGGCGGCCCACGGCCCCCAGGCCTACGACGCCAGTTCCATCACCGTCCTGGAGGGGCTTTCGGCCGTACGCAAACGCCCGGCCATGTATATCGGCTCGACCGACGGCCGGGGCCTGCATCACCTCGTCTGGGAGGTCGTGGACAACTCCATCGACGAATCCATGGCCGGATTTTGCGACCGCATCGTCGTGACCATCCACCTGGACAACTCGGTGACGGTCTCGGACAACGGCCGCGGCATCCCCGTGGACATGCACCCCAAGGAAAAACGCCCGGCCGTGGAAGTGGTCATGACCGTGCTGCACGCCGGCGGCAAGTTCGACAACGAAACGTACAAGGTCTCGGGCGGCCTGCACGGCGTCGGCGTTTCGGTCGTCAACGCCCTGTCGGAATACCTCGAGGTCACGGTGCGCCGCGACGGCAAGAGGTACCAGCAGCGCTACGAGCGCGGCATACCGGTGACGTCGCTGACCGTGATCGGCGAGGCCGATTCCACCGGCACCACCATCCGCTTCAAGCCCGACGACGAGATCTTCGAGACCAACCAGTTCTCCCACGAAACCCTGGTCAAGCGTTTCGAGGAGCTGGCCTACCTCAACCGGGGCCTGGAGATCGACTTCCGCGACGAGCGCAGCAACGAACGCGTCACCTACCGTTTCGACGGCGGGCTCAGGCGCTTCGTGGCCGACCTCAACGCCGGCGAGCAGACCATCCACGACATCATCGACGGCACGGGCGAGATCGACGGCATCGTCACCGACTTCGCCCTGCAATACAACGCCAACTACAAGGAAGAGGTGCTGACCTTCGCCAACAACATCCGCACCCGCGAAGGCGGCACCCACCTGGCCGGGTTCAAGACGGCGCTCACCCGGGCCATCAACACCTATATCGAGAAGTCGGACCTGCCCAAGAAATTCAAGCAGAAGCTGACCGGCGACGACGTGCGCGAAGGGCTCACCGCCGTCATCTCGGTGAAATTGCCCGGACCCCAGTTCGAAGGCCAGACCAAGACCAAGCTCGGCAACTCCGAAGTCGTCGGCATCGTGTCCAAGGTCGTCTTCGAGTCCATGAACGTCCATTTCGAGGAAAACCCGAAAGACGCCAAGGCCATCGTGGAAAAGGCCGTGGACGCGGCCAGAGCCCGCGAGGCGGCGCGCAAGGCCAAGGAGCTGGTGCGGCGCAAGGGCGCGCTCTCCGACCATTCCCTTCCCGGCAAGCTGGCCGACTGCCAGAGCAAGAACCCCGAGGAATCGGAGCTCTTCATCGTCGAGGGCGACTCGGCCGGCGGCTCGGCCAAGCAGGGGCGCGATCCGCGCTTCCAGGCCATCCTGCCGCTGCGCGGCAAGATCTTAAACGTCGAGCGCACCCGCACCGACAAGATGCTCGGCAACAAGGAAATCCGGAACCTCATCACCGCCATGGGCCCGACGCCGACCATGGGCGAGGAGGACGAGGAAAAGGAAACCGAGAACTACGCGCGCCTTCGCTACCACAAGATCGTCATCATGACCGATGCCGACGTGGACGGGGCGCACATCCGCACCCTGCTCCTCACCTTCTTCTTCCGGCGCTACGAAAGGCTCATCGATAACGGCTACATCTACATCGCCCAGCCGCCGCTCTACCGCGTCTTCAAGGGCGATTTCGAGAAGTTCATCAAGGACGACGAGGAGCTCTCCACCTTCCTCATGGGCCGCATCGGCCAGGACGTGTCCGTGGCTTCCGGCGAAAAGGTCTTTGTCGGCGAAGCCCTCTCCCCGCTCCTCGAGAGCATCCGTTCCCTCGAGGCCCGCATTCACGAGGCAGCGACCTATGGCCTGCCCGAGGATATCCTGACCATCCTGCTCGGCTATGATCGCCTGACGCCGTCCGATTTCGCCGCCATGGAAACCCTGCCTTCCGGGTTCATGCCGTATCTGGCCGAAAAAGGCTTCGAGTTCGAGATCGAAACCGAGGAGATCGACGACGAGAAACGGCTTTACGCCGTCTTTATCGCCGCCAACCAGGCCAGGCACCGCATCGCCGTGGAGTTTTTCAGCTCTAAGATCTACCGCTATGCCCACCAGACCTATGGCGAACTCCTGGCCGAGTGCCCGGAGATGCCGCTGACCATCACCCGCAAGGAGGAATCCCGGCAGGTGGCCGGTTTCTTCGAACTCTACAAGACGCTCATGGACGACGCCTTAAAAGGCATCAACATCCAGCGCTACAAAGGTCTTGGCGAAATGAACCCGGAACAGCTCTGGGAAACCACCATGAACCCGGAGAAACGCAGCTTTCTGCAAGTCTCCATCCAGGACGCCGGCGACGCCAACGACATCTTCGACCAGCTCATGGGGGAAAAAGTCGAAGGCCGCCGCACCTTCATCGAACGTAACGCCTTAACGGTGCGGGAGTTGGATATTTAG
- the dnaN gene encoding DNA polymerase III subunit beta, whose amino-acid sequence MQLKVFRNDIIDGLQKSSGIIPAKTGAAFLRTIWLEATGDVLRILSTDSSLEFTGQYAAKVTEEGLCGVQGKSFFELVRKLPPGEIGLTLDAESGNLLIKQGSRRYKLPVSDRNWFQNFSPFPEEGAVTWSGDFLQELIDRVAYCISDEDTMEAMACMVLKPADEAKVEVCGLNGHQFSLVGFLNDDIHAMLPADGILIQKKYVAELKRWLSADEIELAISQKRLFFRTQEKDAENEAVAPKIETFSLPLSYYQYPDYNTFVSKLATDGVSTLAINRDELMDALERVAIFNTDNNRCAYFLFDNPTELSLRSQGQEAGEATETLECAFTGSLDKVAFPTKDLLDILGHFHSPKVSLAMTGAEGPCGITGEEDGDCLVIIMPMKIVEETYYSEEDIA is encoded by the coding sequence ATGCAACTTAAGGTTTTCCGCAACGACATCATCGACGGCCTGCAAAAATCCTCGGGCATCATCCCGGCCAAGACCGGGGCGGCGTTCCTGCGCACCATCTGGCTCGAGGCCACAGGCGACGTCCTGCGCATTCTGTCCACGGACTCGAGCCTCGAATTCACCGGCCAGTACGCGGCCAAAGTGACCGAGGAAGGGCTTTGCGGCGTGCAGGGCAAAAGCTTCTTCGAACTGGTCAGGAAGCTTCCTCCGGGCGAAATCGGGCTCACCCTCGACGCCGAGTCGGGCAACCTGCTCATCAAACAGGGCTCGCGGCGGTACAAGCTGCCCGTGTCCGACCGCAACTGGTTTCAGAATTTCTCGCCCTTCCCCGAGGAAGGCGCGGTCACCTGGTCCGGCGACTTCCTCCAGGAACTCATCGACCGCGTGGCCTATTGCATCTCCGACGAGGACACCATGGAGGCCATGGCCTGCATGGTCTTAAAGCCCGCCGACGAGGCCAAGGTCGAGGTCTGCGGCTTAAACGGCCACCAGTTTTCCCTGGTCGGCTTTTTAAACGACGACATCCACGCCATGTTGCCGGCCGACGGCATCCTCATCCAGAAGAAATACGTGGCCGAACTCAAGCGCTGGCTCTCCGCCGACGAGATCGAGTTGGCCATCAGCCAGAAGCGGCTTTTCTTCCGCACCCAGGAAAAGGACGCGGAAAACGAGGCCGTAGCACCCAAGATCGAGACGTTCAGCCTGCCTTTAAGCTACTACCAGTACCCGGATTACAACACCTTCGTGTCCAAACTGGCCACCGACGGCGTCTCGACGCTCGCCATCAACCGCGACGAGCTGATGGACGCCCTGGAACGCGTGGCCATCTTCAACACCGACAACAACCGGTGCGCCTACTTCCTGTTCGACAATCCCACGGAGCTGTCGCTGCGCAGCCAGGGCCAGGAGGCCGGCGAGGCCACCGAAACCCTGGAATGCGCGTTTACCGGCAGCCTGGACAAGGTGGCCTTTCCCACCAAGGACCTGCTCGATATCCTCGGGCATTTCCATTCGCCCAAAGTCAGCCTGGCCATGACCGGCGCCGAAGGTCCCTGCGGCATCACCGGCGAGGAAGACGGCGACTGCCTGGTCATCATCATGCCCATGAAAATTGTGGAAGAGACGTACTATAGCGAGGAAGACATCGCATGA
- a CDS encoding AAA family ATPase — protein sequence MKPVPVIDSGDGVLKDDLRQHLSRTCPEQELRRWYDPLDLSVSASEHCCLVRFPHAYFAAWFETSVRDLFEKEVGRFLGNGYAVRYQTRCAGGDKRQPLATLRAVTDFPYGHRFTFETFLANEKNHFPLALAREVAGGREVRYNPFLLCGPSGAGKTHLLRAMANAVSRSRPDATVFFGSIDDIGNRYADATANLHEIRAAIAAHDFLFIDELADVKRDPILEQELVLLFNAFHDAGKQMVFSCRERVASGDFGPTLKSRLEWGLMVHLKLPDLDVRVRCVEHANRDKRLGLSREQALTLASRFEGFRQLEGVLLRIEAFRRHTGQELTDAELARHIRLSEDRKAPELTPERILAVCADHFELSVADITGHSRRKELVFARQASMALCRALLGMSYPALGKVFGGKDHSTVLYSIRKFQQLQDADRDTKLMFRQLTKKCRQGGPA from the coding sequence ATGAAGCCCGTGCCTGTGATCGATTCCGGTGACGGCGTGCTCAAGGACGACCTCCGACAGCATTTGTCGCGCACCTGTCCCGAACAGGAACTGCGCCGCTGGTACGATCCGCTCGACCTTTCGGTCAGCGCGTCGGAGCATTGCTGCCTCGTGCGCTTTCCCCACGCCTATTTCGCCGCCTGGTTCGAAACCTCCGTCAGGGACCTTTTCGAAAAGGAAGTGGGCCGGTTTCTCGGCAACGGCTACGCCGTGCGCTACCAGACGCGCTGCGCCGGGGGCGACAAGCGCCAGCCCCTGGCCACCCTGCGGGCGGTGACGGATTTCCCCTACGGCCACCGTTTCACCTTCGAGACCTTTTTAGCCAACGAAAAAAACCACTTTCCCCTGGCCCTGGCCCGGGAAGTGGCCGGCGGACGCGAGGTGCGCTACAATCCGTTTTTGCTTTGCGGCCCGTCCGGCGCCGGCAAGACCCATCTGCTGCGGGCCATGGCCAATGCCGTAAGCCGCTCGCGCCCCGACGCCACCGTCTTTTTCGGCTCCATCGACGACATCGGCAACCGCTATGCCGACGCCACGGCCAATCTGCACGAGATCCGCGCCGCCATCGCGGCCCATGATTTCCTTTTTATAGACGAGCTGGCCGACGTCAAACGCGACCCGATCCTGGAACAGGAACTGGTGCTGCTTTTCAACGCCTTTCACGACGCGGGCAAGCAGATGGTCTTTTCCTGCCGGGAACGCGTGGCCTCCGGCGACTTCGGCCCCACCCTCAAATCCAGGCTGGAATGGGGGCTCATGGTCCATTTGAAGCTCCCGGACCTCGACGTGCGCGTGCGCTGCGTGGAGCACGCCAACCGCGACAAGCGCCTGGGGCTCTCCCGCGAACAAGCGCTCACCCTGGCCAGCCGGTTCGAGGGCTTCCGCCAGCTCGAAGGCGTGCTGCTGCGCATCGAGGCCTTCCGCCGCCACACCGGCCAGGAACTGACCGATGCGGAACTGGCGCGCCATATCCGCCTGTCCGAGGACCGCAAGGCCCCGGAACTGACCCCGGAGCGCATCCTGGCCGTGTGCGCCGACCACTTCGAGCTGAGCGTGGCCGACATCACCGGCCATTCCCGGCGCAAGGAACTGGTCTTCGCCCGCCAGGCCTCCATGGCCCTTTGCCGCGCGCTGCTCGGCATGTCCTACCCGGCCCTGGGCAAGGTTTTCGGCGGCAAGGACCACAGCACGGTCCTCTATTCTATCCGAAAATTTCAGCAATTACAGGATGCTGACAGAGATACGAAACTGATGTTCCGCCAGTTGACGAAAAAGTGCCGCCAAGGAGGCCCGGCATGA
- a CDS encoding homocysteine biosynthesis protein — translation MTHEVKKTVAEINKRIEKGKAVVLTAAEMVDAVRRLGKVKAAREVDVVATGTFSPMCSSGMLFNFGQEAPTIKAQKVRLNNIPAHAGLAAVDAYLGATELPKDDPLNKIHPGRFKYGGAHVIEDLLRGKAVRLWCEAYGTDCYPRRSLEKDVTLADLKYAALLNPRNCYQNYNVAVNLTSRIVYTYMGPLRPNAKNANFATAGELSPLFNDPYLKTIGLGTRIFLGGGVGYVIGAGTQHDPKPKRNERGIPLSASGTLMLKGDLKGMNPRYVRAVSVLGYGVSMAVGVGIPIPILNEDMAFFTGVSDADIELPIKDYGHDYPNGIGRVLGYVTYAECRSGEVVVNGKPTQAVPVTSLSMSLEVAQTLKSWIEQGKFLLTEPVERIPSE, via the coding sequence ATGACCCATGAGGTGAAAAAAACCGTCGCGGAGATCAACAAACGCATCGAAAAGGGCAAGGCTGTGGTCCTGACGGCCGCCGAAATGGTCGATGCGGTAAGGCGCCTGGGCAAGGTCAAGGCGGCCAGGGAAGTGGATGTCGTGGCCACGGGCACCTTTTCGCCCATGTGCTCGTCGGGCATGCTTTTCAATTTCGGCCAGGAAGCGCCGACCATAAAAGCCCAGAAGGTCCGGCTCAACAATATCCCGGCCCATGCCGGCCTGGCCGCCGTGGACGCCTACCTCGGCGCCACCGAGCTGCCCAAGGACGATCCCCTCAATAAGATCCACCCGGGCCGGTTCAAATACGGCGGCGCCCACGTCATCGAGGATCTCCTGCGCGGCAAGGCGGTGCGGCTCTGGTGCGAGGCCTACGGCACGGACTGCTATCCCCGCCGCAGCCTGGAAAAGGACGTGACGCTGGCCGACCTCAAGTATGCGGCGCTTTTAAACCCCCGCAACTGCTATCAGAACTACAATGTGGCGGTGAACCTGACCAGCCGCATCGTCTATACCTACATGGGGCCGCTGCGGCCAAACGCCAAAAACGCCAATTTCGCCACCGCCGGCGAACTGTCGCCGCTTTTCAACGACCCCTATTTGAAGACCATCGGCCTTGGCACCCGCATCTTCCTCGGCGGCGGCGTGGGCTACGTCATCGGGGCCGGCACCCAGCACGACCCCAAACCCAAGCGCAACGAACGCGGCATTCCGCTTTCCGCCTCGGGCACGCTCATGCTCAAGGGCGACCTCAAGGGCATGAACCCGCGCTACGTGCGGGCGGTGTCCGTGCTCGGCTACGGCGTGTCCATGGCCGTGGGCGTGGGCATCCCCATTCCCATACTAAACGAGGACATGGCCTTTTTCACCGGCGTTTCCGACGCCGATATCGAACTGCCGATCAAGGACTACGGCCACGACTATCCCAACGGCATCGGCCGGGTGCTCGGCTACGTCACCTACGCCGAATGCCGCTCGGGCGAAGTGGTCGTCAACGGCAAGCCGACCCAGGCCGTGCCGGTCACGAGCCTGTCCATGTCCCTGGAAGTGGCGCAAACGCTCAAATCCTGGATCGAGCAGGGCAAGTTCCTGCTGACCGAGCCGGTGGAGCGCATTCCCTCGGAATAG
- a CDS encoding zinc ribbon domain-containing protein, whose translation MPLYEYECPACGRVFEELRRAGDESDAACPQCGKSAPRIVSLSAFALKGTGFYATDYVKRRPGSFQKDGKGTIKGATVPIPQLARDPSVPLSEEEEEGDGQSPESGGDAKENA comes from the coding sequence ATGCCCTTGTATGAATACGAATGTCCGGCCTGCGGCCGGGTGTTCGAGGAACTGCGCCGGGCCGGCGACGAGAGCGACGCCGCCTGTCCGCAGTGCGGCAAATCCGCCCCGCGCATTGTCTCTCTGTCCGCTTTCGCGCTCAAGGGCACCGGCTTTTACGCCACCGATTACGTGAAACGCCGCCCCGGCTCCTTCCAGAAGGACGGCAAGGGCACCATCAAGGGCGCCACCGTGCCCATCCCCCAGCTTGCCCGCGATCCGTCCGTTCCCTTGTCCGAGGAAGAAGAGGAGGGCGACGGCCAATCCCCCGAATCCGGCGGCGACGCCAAGGAGAACGCATGA